In Nocardia sp. NBC_00403, one DNA window encodes the following:
- a CDS encoding DEAD/DEAH box helicase, translating to MRSAEELGNSLWPHQADAVEKVCVELGERGRATVVAACGTGKTLIGAECSVRLVPDGSVLIILPTLELLSQTAHSYASHLGSAAGVIAAVCGDKQATDAAVELRAEMIGLHAPVTTDPVEIAVLVGRAGRVTVFATYASLPVIIAAHAQNGLGRWGLVIVDEAHRTAGVRGQWAQIHEDRLVPAARRLYLTATPRIMTIGGTDSVSMDDPAVFGRQVFQLPFAAAIESGLLADYRVAVVTVTDAEVAKLTAARQLVTVEGRAVSARMLGMQVALVKAVRDYRLRRVITYHGRVMAATRFATGLAAAINLLPADDRPQWAVRARWVSGDMPPQHRRAALAALQRPGDSTVVVSNARVLAEGVDVPALDAVMFADPRDSTTDVVQAVGRALRRGGETGKVATIIVPILLTEDENPLAALDGSEFDTVWRVVRALRAHDERIADDLDHRRQLSRRGLPESRETGCLPGWLQIDGAPARVSDAFHRAILLRTVATTTSPWWENYGALVAFHTEFGHVDVAYDYRTPDGYPLGRWLGRCRREYKAATLRIDRVAKLEALGVDWDPFSTRWETGIAALHRFRAEHGHANVAADYRAADGHRLGEWLAQYRARQRAGKLSVERVTELEALGVGWDSFAVRWEAAIAALRAFRTAHGHGDVAVSYVTADGFELGQWLRKRREQYQAGTLPEEHAAALESLDIDWNPTISRRATRWKRALSALDAYRTHHGHTEVPATYVAPDGFQLGKWLSRRREMFRAGTLSSEQVTALVAAGIDLAEQRWSRRL from the coding sequence GTGCGGAGTGCGGAGGAGTTGGGCAATAGTTTGTGGCCGCACCAAGCCGATGCCGTCGAGAAGGTCTGTGTCGAGCTGGGCGAACGAGGCCGGGCGACGGTGGTGGCCGCGTGCGGGACCGGTAAGACACTGATCGGTGCGGAGTGCTCGGTGCGCCTGGTTCCCGACGGTTCGGTGCTCATCATCCTGCCCACCCTGGAGTTGTTGTCGCAGACCGCGCACTCCTATGCGAGTCACCTCGGTTCGGCGGCAGGTGTGATCGCGGCGGTGTGCGGAGACAAGCAGGCCACGGATGCGGCGGTCGAGCTACGCGCGGAGATGATCGGCCTGCACGCCCCGGTTACCACCGACCCCGTCGAGATTGCAGTCCTCGTCGGGCGAGCTGGGCGCGTCACCGTGTTCGCCACCTATGCCAGTCTGCCGGTGATCATCGCAGCGCATGCCCAGAATGGTTTGGGGCGTTGGGGTTTGGTCATTGTCGATGAGGCCCATCGCACTGCCGGCGTGCGGGGGCAGTGGGCGCAGATACACGAGGATCGGCTGGTGCCGGCGGCCCGGCGGCTGTATCTGACCGCGACGCCACGGATCATGACGATCGGTGGCACCGACAGTGTGAGCATGGACGATCCCGCGGTGTTCGGTCGGCAGGTGTTCCAGCTGCCGTTCGCTGCCGCGATCGAGTCGGGTTTGCTGGCCGACTATCGCGTGGCCGTGGTGACGGTGACCGACGCCGAGGTGGCGAAACTGACCGCCGCACGCCAACTGGTGACCGTGGAGGGGCGTGCGGTATCGGCACGGATGCTGGGTATGCAGGTCGCCTTGGTGAAAGCGGTGCGCGACTACCGATTACGGCGGGTGATCACCTACCACGGCCGGGTGATGGCGGCGACTCGGTTCGCCACGGGGTTGGCCGCCGCGATCAACCTGTTGCCCGCGGACGACCGGCCACAGTGGGCGGTGCGGGCCCGCTGGGTGAGCGGGGACATGCCGCCGCAGCATCGCCGTGCCGCGCTGGCCGCACTACAGCGCCCAGGTGACTCCACCGTGGTGGTCTCCAACGCACGCGTGCTCGCCGAGGGCGTGGACGTGCCCGCCTTGGACGCCGTGATGTTCGCCGACCCGCGCGACTCGACCACCGACGTGGTGCAGGCCGTGGGCCGGGCCTTGCGGCGTGGTGGGGAGACGGGAAAGGTCGCCACGATCATCGTGCCGATCCTCCTCACCGAGGACGAGAATCCGCTAGCGGCGCTGGATGGTTCGGAATTCGATACCGTCTGGCGGGTGGTGCGGGCGTTGCGTGCGCACGATGAAAGGATCGCCGACGACCTCGATCATCGGCGTCAGCTGTCGCGGCGCGGACTGCCCGAATCTCGGGAAACCGGTTGTCTCCCTGGCTGGTTGCAGATCGATGGCGCACCCGCACGGGTGAGCGATGCGTTCCATCGAGCGATCTTGCTGCGCACCGTGGCGACGACGACCTCACCATGGTGGGAGAACTACGGCGCTCTCGTGGCCTTTCACACCGAGTTCGGACACGTCGATGTCGCCTACGACTACCGCACTCCCGACGGCTACCCGTTGGGCCGGTGGTTGGGACGGTGCCGACGCGAATACAAGGCCGCGACACTGCGCATCGACCGGGTTGCGAAGCTGGAAGCCCTCGGCGTGGACTGGGATCCGTTTTCGACCAGATGGGAAACGGGAATCGCCGCGCTGCACCGATTCCGCGCCGAGCACGGACATGCGAACGTCGCCGCCGACTACCGGGCTGCGGACGGACACCGGTTGGGTGAGTGGCTGGCGCAGTACCGCGCTCGGCAACGGGCCGGGAAGCTTTCGGTGGAGCGGGTGACGGAGCTGGAAGCCCTTGGCGTCGGCTGGGATTCGTTCGCCGTCCGATGGGAGGCCGCAATCGCCGCGCTCCGCGCTTTTCGTACCGCGCATGGGCACGGCGATGTCGCGGTCTCGTATGTGACCGCCGACGGCTTCGAGCTGGGGCAATGGCTGCGCAAACGCCGCGAGCAATACCAGGCGGGCACCTTGCCGGAGGAGCACGCCGCCGCCTTGGAATCTCTCGATATCGACTGGAATCCGACCATCAGCCGCCGCGCAACCCGGTGGAAGAGGGCGTTGTCCGCGCTCGATGCCTATCGGACGCATCATGGTCACACGGAAGTCCCGGCCACCTATGTCGCACCGGACGGTTTCCAGCTCGGCAAGTGGTTGTCGCGGCGGCGTGAAATGTTCCGCGCCGGGACATTGTCGAGTGAACAGGTCACTGCGTTGGTCGCCGCGGGCATCGACCTCGCCGAACAGCGATGGAGCCGACGTCTGTGA
- a CDS encoding patatin-like phospholipase family protein yields the protein MTQEKPVVRILAGVAGRSLTLMVGMATGAVDALAARRAQGSRQPAPAFQPVVVGVSGGAIAAAAITLGLTRDQARQIAIDHPQQNVLGEKSFRTLLTRRTLYPEARIRELAHAVVGDRTFADFALDPNPSGLQPHQMASSLLIPVYSAEHGTLLLPRDLPKLGLDDLPVADALVAATRIPGALPAAAGLGDVFDGGCQHRVPHDIFSPHPTLILDLYGPQPYDSRGGLIFPLLHPSLPAIPHRPRPFHDKTLREATIFAHQPYGAALKAPARSSGELFDTGYDIATTWIHSRTDEQLLNVVDPHVLGLPDETVATDRIQSIA from the coding sequence TTGACGCAGGAAAAGCCCGTGGTTCGGATTCTCGCCGGAGTGGCCGGCCGCAGCCTCACCTTGATGGTTGGGATGGCCACCGGTGCGGTGGATGCTCTTGCTGCCCGGCGGGCGCAGGGCAGCCGACAGCCCGCCCCCGCGTTCCAGCCGGTCGTCGTGGGTGTCAGTGGTGGTGCTATCGCGGCCGCGGCGATAACGCTGGGCCTGACTCGCGACCAGGCACGGCAGATCGCGATTGATCACCCCCAGCAGAATGTTTTGGGCGAGAAGAGCTTTCGTACTCTGCTGACCCGACGCACGCTGTACCCCGAGGCGCGGATTCGTGAACTCGCCCACGCCGTCGTCGGTGACCGCACATTCGCCGACTTCGCCCTTGACCCCAACCCGTCCGGACTGCAACCACACCAGATGGCGTCGTCGCTACTCATACCCGTCTACTCGGCCGAACACGGCACACTGCTGCTACCACGAGACCTACCCAAGCTCGGACTGGACGACCTGCCGGTCGCCGATGCGCTGGTCGCAGCGACCCGTATACCGGGGGCTCTGCCCGCGGCCGCCGGGCTCGGGGACGTCTTCGACGGCGGCTGCCAGCACCGGGTCCCACACGACATCTTCTCCCCGCATCCAACCCTGATTCTGGACCTCTACGGGCCGCAACCATACGACAGCCGAGGCGGATTGATCTTTCCCCTCCTACATCCATCGCTGCCTGCAATTCCCCATCGCCCGCGACCTTTTCACGACAAGACCCTGCGCGAGGCGACCATCTTCGCCCACCAGCCATACGGCGCGGCGCTCAAGGCCCCCGCTCGATCATCCGGAGAACTGTTCGACACCGGCTACGACATCGCCACGACCTGGATTCATTCCCGGACCGACGAGCAACTCCTCAACGTAGTCGACCCGCATGTTCTCGGATTGCCGGATGAAACCGTTGCGACCGATCGAATCCAGTCGATCGCCTGA
- a CDS encoding helicase associated domain-containing protein has translation MARARELEALGIDWRGPREVLWDKAIAALSAYRELHGHIDIPTCYVTCDGFRLGTWIRSRRNDYRTGRLSAQRMQALTELGIDWHPARNW, from the coding sequence GTGGCCCGCGCCCGTGAACTCGAAGCCCTCGGCATCGACTGGCGTGGCCCACGAGAAGTTCTGTGGGACAAAGCTATTGCCGCACTGAGCGCCTACCGCGAGCTTCACGGGCACATCGATATTCCCACCTGCTATGTCACCTGCGACGGTTTCCGGCTCGGCACGTGGATCCGATCACGCCGCAACGACTATCGAACGGGCCGACTGTCCGCACAAAGAATGCAGGCCCTGACCGAACTCGGTATCGACTGGCATCCCGCCCGTAACTGGTAG
- a CDS encoding type VII secretion system-associated protein, whose amino-acid sequence MDQSTSKVIRQGEWLFLTAPGWEPSTPPQIQPPPEAIVGGWMVDENGNVGPFQPNPDYLPADEATPTDPLDAILRLIAGGEQQLIDEFVSMLCHSIVEIGCDEDDQPVVTVMPDDILCVVIATAQAQKLGVEVDRWWPVAGSDLPEIIPGDAGILLNPNGCAPLCLVADALTPPRSGL is encoded by the coding sequence ATGGATCAGTCGACGTCCAAAGTGATTCGACAAGGCGAGTGGCTCTTCCTCACCGCACCGGGGTGGGAACCGAGTACACCGCCGCAGATACAACCACCGCCGGAAGCGATCGTGGGCGGATGGATGGTGGACGAAAACGGGAATGTGGGGCCGTTCCAACCGAATCCCGATTACCTGCCGGCCGATGAGGCGACACCGACCGACCCTCTCGATGCGATACTGCGGCTGATTGCCGGGGGCGAGCAGCAACTCATCGATGAGTTCGTGTCCATGCTCTGCCACTCGATCGTCGAGATCGGGTGCGACGAAGACGACCAACCGGTCGTGACTGTTATGCCCGATGATATCCTGTGCGTTGTGATAGCCACCGCTCAGGCGCAGAAGCTCGGCGTCGAGGTGGACCGTTGGTGGCCCGTGGCGGGTAGCGACCTTCCAGAGATCATTCCAGGCGATGCCGGCATCCTCCTCAACCCCAATGGTTGCGCTCCCCTCTGTTTAGTGGCGGATGCATTGACGCCCCCGAGATCGGGACTATGA